One genomic window of Magnolia sinica isolate HGM2019 chromosome 3, MsV1, whole genome shotgun sequence includes the following:
- the LOC131240714 gene encoding condensin complex subunit 2, with protein MAENVTPNAKQRPPPMSSRLQSPTSPFFLGSNDDQLERAQARAARAAANRRKSTAHPPPQPSDRSDLFNKDQIAELFQNCIKLASENKINQKNTWDLTLIDHLSEIIRVESEDDAETNFQKASCTLEAGVKIYSLRVDSVHSEAYKVLGGINRVGHEGDKEDTVEGENIDSVQEEGRPKKESEKKISPLSTLESSFEALNVKKFDVAFTVDPLYHQSSAQFDEGGAKGLLLNNLGVYGGCRVLFDSLETPGKNLSCAPQTDLSEQIDISFAREYIEQMMIQMRQKKDISPSLRDIVNQFDEDNRRPPDVFSVDQTTVEQDASASYNQAEVENDVFDDCGPWGFDNDDQTSVHDDLSTSANPHFASNHEENGNYIFHEPDADVRFEKVAAFAFLGLGCISKQNSWAGPDHWKYRKAKGPEQDPVSASGSLATSKKSKNRKQAAIDIDFTKSLGKEMPDIFALPKNPKSLLLPASRVPCNTTLPEDCHYQPVDLVKLFLLPNVMCLGKRGRKSSDESRRESHTNEGFASWDNDSEISGHFDDGNVLSDMEDSSTLVSHPRQVNKIEVQYDKSSKQVDVHVLKETLWDHLQECIKNTEMGHEEEVSFNHVLSSFPADCAAAASKDISPHLCFICLLHLANEHGLSIHDCPTLDELHIRIPQHAKAFVQ; from the exons ATGGCCGAAAACGTCACCCCAAATGCGAAACAGAGGCCTCCTCCCATGTCTTCTCGCCTCCAATCTCCAACAAGCCCCTTCTTCCTGGGCTCCAACGACGACCAACTCGAACGCGCCCAAGCCCGCGCGGCCCGTGCCGCCGCCAACCGTAGAAAATCCACTGCTCATCCTCCGCCTCAGCCTTCGGACCGGTCAGATCTATTCAACAAAGACCAGATAGCAGAGCTCTTCCAAAACTGCATCAAACTCGCCAGCGAAAAT aaAATAAACCAGAAAAACACGTGGGATCTGACCCTCATCGATCATCTCAGTGAAATCATCAGGGTTGAATCGGAGGATGACGCCGAGACCAATTtccaaaag GCGAGCTGTACATTGGAAGCTGGAGTAAAGATATACTCGTTGAGGGTTGATTCAGTGCATTCTGAGGCATACAAAGTTCTTGGTGGGATTAATCGGGTGGGCCATGAAGGCGATAAag AGGACACTGTAGAGGGTGAAAACATTGATTCTGTACAAGAAGAGGGCCGTCCGAAGAAAGAGTCAGAGAAAAAG ATCTCACCTTTATCAACATTGGAGTCATCTTTTGAGGCTCTAAATGTAAAGAAGTTTGATG TGGCCTTCACTGTGGATCCTTTATATCATCAATCGTCTGCACAATTTGATGAAGGTGGAGCCAAGGGTCTTCTCCTCAATAACCTTGGAGTATATGGTGGCTGTCGAGTGCTTTTTGATTCACTTGAAACACCAGGGAAGAATCTATCATGTGCACCACAAACTGATTTATCAGAACAGATCGATATTTCTTTTGCAAGAG AGTACATTGAGCAAATGATGATTCAAATGCGTCAGAAGAAAGACATCTCTCCATCACTGAGGGATATTGTGAATCAGTTTGATGAAGATAATCGGAGGCCACCGGATGTATTTTCTGTAGACCAGACAACAGTGGAACAGGATGCTTCAGCCAGCTATAATCAAGCTGAGGTGGAAAATGATGTGTTTGATGATTGTGGGCCTTGGGGCTTTGATAACGATGACCAGACAAGTGTGCACGATGACCTCTCAACCTCTGCAAATCCACATTTCGCAAGTAACCATGAG GAGAATGGCAACTATATATTCCATGAACCTGATGCGGATGTTAGATTCGAAAAAGTTGCTGCTTTTGCGTTTCTAGGCCTGGGATGTATTTCAAAACAAAATTCTTGGGCAGGTCCTGATCATTGGAAGTATCGGAAAGCTAAAG GTCCGGAGCAGGATCCAGTTTCAGCAAGTGGATCATTAGCAACATCAAAGAAATCAAAGAACAGAAAGCAGGCAGCCATTGATATCGATTTCACAAAATCCTTAGGCAAGGAAATGCCAGATATCTTTGCGCTTCCAAAAAATCCAAAGTCATTATTGCTTCCTGCAAGTAGAGTTCCTTGCAATACTACACTTCCAGAAGACTGTCACTATCAGCCTGTGGATCTCGTCAAGTTGTTTCTTCTTCCCAATGTTATG TGCCTtgggaagagaggaagaaaatcTTCAG ATGAATCGAGACGAGAAAGCCACACTAATGAAGGATTTGCATCATGGGATAATGATAGTGAGATCAGTGGCCATTTTGATGATGGGAATGTTCTCAGTGATATGGAAGACTCGAGCACTCTTGTTTCACACCCTCGGCAG GTAAATAAAATTGAAGTTCAATATGACAAGTCTTCTAAGCAGGTTGATGTTCATGTATTGAAAGAAACGCTCTGGGATCATTTGCAAGAATGCATTAAAAACACTGAGATG GGACATGAGGAAGAGGTATCTTTCAACCATGTCTTGAGCAGCTTTCCTGCCGACTGTGCAGCAGCTGCATCCAAGGATATTTCCCCACACCTGTGTTTCATATGTCTCTTGCATTTGGCTAATGAGCATGGTCTGAGCATCCACGACTGCCCCACTTTGGATGAACTCCATATACGCATTCCTCAGCATGCCAAAGCATTCGTGCAGTGA